Part of the Syntrophales bacterium genome is shown below.
TTCGTTTAAAGATTTAGGAATTGAAGAGCAGATGTGGGATTTCGAGGGAAAAGAAACGGATGAGCACGTAGTAAAAAAGTTGCTCATGAAGTATGGGGATTTCTTCAAGGAAAAGGTGCTCGGTCGTGATTGTTTTTTGACTATTAGACTTCCTAACCCGGCTGTTCAGAAAGCCGAAGGCAAGATCTTGCTCGAAACGCTGGAGAGCATCCCAAGAAACTATGATATTGCGTACCTGTTCTATAAGAAAGATGTACCACCCATATTCGAAGTAATTCTCCCGATGACTGTCTCTGCAAAGGAAATCATCAGAATCGAAGAGTATTACGACAGATTTGTCTTCAAAAAACAAAATGCTTACGTCAGCGATATAAAAATAAAGGACTGGATTGGCAAAATCAGACCGAGAAAGATAAATGTTATTCCACTCATCGAAAGGATATCAGAACTCATTAAGGTGGATGAAATCATTCGTGAGTACCTCGCCAATTCAAGACTAAAACGCGATTATTTGAGAGTGTTTTTGGCGAGAAGCGATCCCGCACTTAATTTTGGTTACGTAAGTGCCTTTCTGGCTTTGGAAATAGCTCTCCTCAAACTGGATCGATTGGAGAGGGAAGCAGGCGTTGAAATATTTCCCATTGTAGGGGCGGGATGTCCGCCTTTCCGTGGTCATTTCACGCCTGAAAATGTGGAGAACTGCTTAAATGCCTATCCAAGCGCGCATACCTTTACAGTGCAATCATCGTTCAAGTACGATTATCCAGTGGAGGTTGTAAGGGAAGCCATCGAGAAGATAAACAAACATGAGAGGTCGCGACCGAGAGAAGTAGATGAGCAAAAATCGATGGATATAATCGCTCGATTTATGGAGAGCTATCAGAGAGATATCGAAAAACTTGCTCCCCTGGTTAATATCATTGCTCCTTATATTCCAAAGAGAAGGGCGAGGGCCCTTCATGTGGGTTTATTCGGTTATTCCCGCGGTGAGGGCAGGGTATTTCTACCCAGAGCAATCCCATTCTGTGCGGCTCTTTATTCGATAGGTATTCCTCCTGAGATTTTGGGATTTGAATCTTTGGAGAAAGAGGACATTGAATATCTGAGTCAGGACGAGAATTTTGTCCATGACTTGAGAAAGGCTATGCGCTTTGCTTGTTACGATGTGATTAAAAAACAACTTCCGGAACTGAAAATTCCAGAAACACTCCAGTTCGATTCAGATCCCGAATATGCGAAGTTGGCACTTTCCATATGGAAGGCCATAAAGTTTGACGCTTCCAATTTAGACGAATTAGTTCTGGAGGCTGCAGAGTTCAGAAACTTTTTGGGTTAATCACCGAATTTACGAAGTATTTGCGAGGAGGGAAGCTTTTTACCCGTCCGTTTGAACAGTGGTGGCAATAACTGAACGCGTTGTCAAGAGTGTTCTTAGTCCCTCAAAGATTTACGACTATGCCCTGAATCCATACATAGGTTGTTCACATGGTTGTCGTTACTGCTATGCCCAATTCATGAAGAGATTTACAGGCCATAAGGAACCCTGGGGCACCTTTGTTGATGTAAAGATCAACGCTCCGGAACTCTTAACTCGGGAACTGGACAAGAAAAAAAGGGGTAGAGTGTGGGTAAGTGGTGTATGTGACCCTTACCAGCCGGCGGAGGAGAAATTCATCATTACGAGACGTTGTCTTGAAATGCTCATCTCACGGGGTTGGGCATTTACTATTCAGACAAAGTCAGCCCTTGTCCTCAGGGATATGGATCTCTTTCTGAAAGCGAGGGATTGTGAAGTTGGGTTTTCTATCACTACGACAGATGATGGGATAAGGCGACTCTTTGAACCCAACGCTGCACCCATTGACATGAGGATAGAAGCACTGGATAAGATGCATTCTTTGGGGATTAGAACTTATGCGATGATCGCTCCTATTCTCCCCGGGGCGGAGGATCTGGTTAAGGATCTAAAAGGAAAGGTGGATTACATCATTGTCGACCGCTTGAACTATCACTACGCTGACAGAGTCTTTAAAGCTCACTCACTTCCCCTGGCAAGTGAAGAAGATTTTTACCGTCCTGTTGTTAATCGCATAAGAAACATGTGCCGTGACGCTCAAATACCCTGCGAAATAATCTGTTGATTGAAAATCTTTAAGAAACGAAAAGGGGTGTTCTCTCGTTGAACACCCCTTCTTTTTTGTTTTTGGGCTTTTACTTCTTCTCGATTTCGTAAGTTACAACGGCCATAACGCGGCGGTTTTTAGCCCGTCCTTCTTTGGTTTTGTTATCCGCAATGGGTTTCGTCATTCCATAGCCTTTGTAGGATAACTGCTTCGCTGGCACACCGAATTTTTCCACGAGGTATTTTACAACGGCTTGGGCCCTTCTCTCTGATAGTTTCTGGTTGTACTCTTTACCGCCTATGTTGTCTGTATGTCCCTCTATCACAACGTTCAAAGTTGGGTCGCGAAGTAGGACAGCGGCGAATTTTTTAAGCTCGCTGTGATACTTTGGTTTAACGTTGGCTTTGTCAAAATCGAAGAGGATATTTATCCTTGTCTCGCCTTTTTCTTTGAGCTCCTTTGCTATTTGAGCTGCCGCTTTTTCCTCCTTTTGTGTTAGAACTAAAGCTTTCGCCTCAGCTTCCCTTTTTAACTCCTTCGGAGGTGCAAAGGTTTCATCACATGCCGTTCGGCTCATGACAGATTCCTGTCCATCATCCCCAACTGCTGTAACGGCGTAACAGTAACGTGTCGCACTTTTGAGACCCATGTCGGAAAGTGAAGGTGTCTTTGAAGTGGTGAGAAATACACCATCTCGATATATCCTGTATTCCGTTGCCCCTTTTGTTTCTTTCCAGCTTACGTTTATCTGACTATCGGATACGGCTTTCGCAGTGACTTCTGTGGGAGCGGCGATTCTTTTCGCGGGTGTGGTTGCACATGCCTCGTTACTTGTTGCAGATTCCTTTCCCGTCGCACTCAGTGCCGTTACCCTGTAGCAGTAACGTGTTGCTGGTGAAAGACCTACATCCAGTGCCTGATTTGTTTCTGATTGGGTCAAATATTTGCCATCACGATAGATGCGATAAGCCTTGGCAGCTGTCACTGGATCCCAGCTGAGGTTGTTTTCACTTTCCGATTTGGGCCATACTTTGAGGTTAAGTGGTGCAGAAATCGTTTCCTCCATAACTGTCTCTTCTGTTCTGTAGACCAAACCTTCCTTTTTCCTGCCGAAGAGATAAGAGAGACCCATCGTAAATTCCACATCGCTTCTGGAAGTGTCGAACTCGTAGAGGTGACGCACATCCAACCTCATAAGCCAGTTTTCACCGCCGAAAAGCTTTAACCCTGCTCCATAGTCAACAATAGGTCTGTGGCTATTGGAGACACCCTGCGGATAATCTAAGTTCATGCCACCACCACCAACGGCTAGGAAGGGAACTATGGGGCTTCTCGGGAGGAGATGGAGTAGCCCTTCCAATCGGTACGTGACACCCTTTACTTCTTTTTTCCCTTTTACGGGTGTATCGTAAGCGGTGTTGAAGAGACCAAAAGTTCCTTCCAGGCCGAAGTAACGGGTGAAGTCATACCCAAGACGTATTCCACCAAGTGGACTGTCGTGTAACTTTCGTTCGTTGTCGAAGGTGATGTAGCCAGCATAGGCACCCACGGAAAACTGACCTGGCTGAACTTGAGCATTTGTTGTTTCTATGGTAATTGCAAATACTGTAATAAGACAGAAAATAAGAATTTTTGTGACTATTCGCATCTTTCCCTCCTTGCGGTTAGTCAAAAAACTTATACGAAAAAAGGTATTTTGGTGTCAAACCTTTTTTGGGGTATCATATGAAGCGCATAAATATCCAGATTTACGAGGTGCAGGATGTCAAGGAGGCTGAGGCCCTTATAGCACTTGGTGTTGATCGAATTGGTAGTGTTATACTGGATAAAAGATCCTGGTCAAATTCAGGGATAAAGGATGTTGTAGAGTTAACTAAAGGAGCAAGATCGAAAAGTGTTGTGCTACCGTTGTTCAGGGATCTTTACGTTATATGTTCGATAATCGAAGAATTAAATCCTGATTTTATTCATTTTTGTGAAACGCTTTCACCCTTTCCCGGTGACAGTGATTATGATTTGAGTTTTGTGAAGTATCTTGCGGAGTTCCAGATTTCTTTGAAGGAGCGTTACCCTGAGGTGGGGATCGTTCGAACGATTGGTGTTCCTAACGATTGCGGAGTGTGGCGCGACAAAGTGCTGGAAAAATTGTCACAGTACATAGATATATTTGCACCTGCCAGTGACGAATTGATGATTGATACTTACCTTGGAAATCCTGTTGCTGCAGTGGAGCAACCTGTCCCGGGCTTTTTGGGAATAACGGGTGTTACATCGGACTGGAGCGTAGCAGTGCAAGTTGTGGTGAAAAGCCCAATACCCGTAGTACTTGCAGGTGGACTCGGGCCGGAAAACGTGTACGAAGCTATTCGTGTAGTGCGTCCGTTTGGTGTTGATAGCTGTTCGGGAACTAATGCCAGGGATTCCGATGGCAGACCTGTGAGGTTTAGAAAAGACATGGAAAGGGTACGGCGCTTTTTGGAAGAGGCCCGGAGGGCGGCAGAGGAGTTTTTGTAATAACATGGGTGATATAAGTCGTATAGAGATTAAAGGCAAGTACGTGGGCATTGTGGGTCTCCATGCTGTACTGGAAGAGGTGGCAAAAAAGTGTTCAGGATTATCAGAGGAGCAAATTGGGAGGGAACTTTTGAGCGGTGTTGGGCGTCATAACTATATTCCTCGCCGGGCGGAAGGCGATTATATGAAGGCTCTTCTTAGGGAGTTTAAGAGATACATTGGAGAAAAGGTGGAGGAGGAGTCACCTAAAGGATTGCGGATCGTCATTTTGGGGCCGGGGTGTGCGCGTTGCGATTATCTGGAACAGGAAACCCGCGGAGCCCTTGCGGAGCTTGGGTTGCCTGCAGATTTGGAGCACATAAGCGACCCTCGGGCTATTTTGAAGTACAAAGTAATGGGGACACCGGCGCTCATAATTAATGACCGAGTCGTTTCCGTGGGTAAGGTCTTAGGGAAAGAGGAGATTAAAAGATTTATAGGTGAGGTTTTGAGTGATGCGTCGCAGGAAGGAGGTTGATCAGTTACGTATGGGTTTCCAAAAGGTGAATTTTATCAGGAAGAGGGTAGTGAAGGGGTTGGTGATTGGTCTTTCTGTCCTTATGTTTGTTTTAGTAATTGCTTACCTAAGTGTGGGAAGCACTGAAGAAGAAAAGCTACCCACCTTTGGGTCGGGTCCAGTGCTGGTAAGGCTTTATACGGATTACTTCTGTCCTCCTTGCAGTGCGATGGAATCGGCCATTGAACCTCTGATATTAACACTCGTGAAACAGGGATTGATAAAGGTGGTCTTTGTAGATACGCCATTTCACAGATTTACACCCCTTTATGCGAGTTACTTTTTAAAGGCAAACGCAGCAAAAGGTGACATCGACCATGCCCTTCGCGTGCGGAGGTTGCTCTTTGAAGCGGCAGCGAACAAGTCTTTGACTACTGAGGTGAGACTGATGGAGCTCTTCCAGCGCGAGTCCATACCCATAAGAGAGATAAATGAGAAAGCTGTTTTTGACTTTTTTAACTCGTGCATAAAGGAAGACAATATTGACGCTACACCCTCCTGCGTGATTGTGAAAGGAGGAAAGAAGGAAAAATTCGTTGGTGGTCCGGACATTGTAAGAGCACTAAGGGCAATTGGCCCGTAAGGTTCCAGTGTTATTACCCTTTGCTATGAGGTGGGAAAAGTTAGTAAATCTAATAAACGTGGTTCTGCCGGTCACGGGGATATGTTTGATTATCTACTACAAAACATGTGGCACTACGTGCAGGTATTTGAAAGGTGAATTTCTCGGTTTCGACCTCGAAATGTGGGGTTTTCTTCTCATGGTTGCACTTCTTGCACTTAACCCTCTGAGAAGGACAAAAGTCAGCACACATGCCAACCGGATAAGCACCGTTCTCATATCCTCTGCTCTGGGAGGAGAGGCAGTGCTTTTACATTTCCAGGTAACGAACGACATTTACTGTCCTTACTGTATTTCTTTTCTTTCGATTATATTGCTGCTTATGGTTGTTAACTTCAGAGACATGCAGAAGTCACTCGCCTTTTCTGCGTTTGTTGCGGGCGTTGTCGCTTTCATCTTATTCTTTCATGGCTCTACTTTGCCACTCTACGGATAGTGGGGTGTAGAGCTTTTTTGTATGGCCTGGTTCTTCTTTTCCCTTTTATCCGCCTTCAGCCTCGCCACAGCTGATGCGATAACTAAGCGTTATTTCTCAAGTCTATCCCCTCTGAGCATGGGTTTTTTGCGTCTTATATGCACTTTACCCTGGCTCTTTTTGTCTCTACCGTTCATCCCAGATTTCAAGATTGAAGGTGAATTCTGGATATGCATTGCTTTTGGTTTGCCCCTGGAGGTGGTTGCCTTTTACTGCTACATGAGGGCTATCAAAGTTTCACCGCTTTCGCTCACACTTCCTTTCCTTGCCTTCACTCCAGTGTTCATATCCTTGACGGGATGGATCATACTCGATGAAAGGGTGAGTCTCTGCGGTTTTGCCGGTATTGTTCTAATTGTATTGGGCGCTTATACGCTTAATTTGTCCAGCGCAAGAGAGGGTTTTCTCATGCCTTTTAAAGCGATTCTTAAAGAACAGGGGTCGTGGCTTATGTTTCTCGTCGCTTTTATTTACGCTTTCACGTCTGTTATGGGTAGAAAGGCTATTTTGCACTCAAATCCCTTCTTCTTTGCTGTAATTTACAACTTGGCCCTAACTGGTTTGGTGGCTTTTATCTATCCAGTAATGGAAGGTGGTGCATGCAAAAAGCTGTATGCTGGCGTTAGGGTAGCGCCCGTCATTCTTCTCGGTCTTGTGGAAGCAATTTCCATACTGAGTCACGTATTCGCCCTTTCTCTTACCCAGACGGCCTATATGATTGCCCTAAAGAGGACAAGTGTGCTTTTTGGTGTGCTCTACGGGGCCTTACTTTTCAGTGAAGAGCAAATAAAAGAGAGATTCTTGGGTGCTTTTTTGATGCTTATCGGTGTATTCGTTATGGCAAGTGTTTCTTGATCTTTTTAAAAGCGACTGATTTTTAAAAAGGCATCGTCTTCATGGAAGATCATACTACCGTGGCCGGGGTATAACCGTTTTACTTTGAGGGATTTTCTAAGAGTTTCATAGGTGGTGATTATCCTCTCAGCATCGTAATGGAATTGGTTTAGCTGACCTCCACCGGCTTTTCGTCCTAGGATGAGGTCACCGCAGATCAGTTCGTTGGTTTGGGCATTGTAGAGGGATATGGAGTCGGGTGTATGACCAGGCGTGTGTAGTATCATCCATTCGGTGGAATCCAGAACCTGAGGTGTATCTGCTGTGCATGATACAAAATCTATGCGTTTTGCGTAACTCACCCTGTTTCTGTAACGAAAGTAGGGAAGGGGTACACCTGTAAGGGAATCGTAAAAGATGTGGTTTATAC
Proteins encoded:
- a CDS encoding thioredoxin family protein, translating into MGDISRIEIKGKYVGIVGLHAVLEEVAKKCSGLSEEQIGRELLSGVGRHNYIPRRAEGDYMKALLREFKRYIGEKVEEESPKGLRIVILGPGCARCDYLEQETRGALAELGLPADLEHISDPRAILKYKVMGTPALIINDRVVSVGKVLGKEEIKRFIGEVLSDASQEGG
- a CDS encoding radical SAM protein, with the translated sequence MAITERVVKSVLSPSKIYDYALNPYIGCSHGCRYCYAQFMKRFTGHKEPWGTFVDVKINAPELLTRELDKKKRGRVWVSGVCDPYQPAEEKFIITRRCLEMLISRGWAFTIQTKSALVLRDMDLFLKARDCEVGFSITTTDDGIRRLFEPNAAPIDMRIEALDKMHSLGIRTYAMIAPILPGAEDLVKDLKGKVDYIIVDRLNYHYADRVFKAHSLPLASEEDFYRPVVNRIRNMCRDAQIPCEIIC
- a CDS encoding DsbA family protein, which produces MGFQKVNFIRKRVVKGLVIGLSVLMFVLVIAYLSVGSTEEEKLPTFGSGPVLVRLYTDYFCPPCSAMESAIEPLILTLVKQGLIKVVFVDTPFHRFTPLYASYFLKANAAKGDIDHALRVRRLLFEAAANKSLTTEVRLMELFQRESIPIREINEKAVFDFFNSCIKEDNIDATPSCVIVKGGKKEKFVGGPDIVRALRAIGP
- a CDS encoding OmpA family protein: MRIVTKILIFCLITVFAITIETTNAQVQPGQFSVGAYAGYITFDNERKLHDSPLGGIRLGYDFTRYFGLEGTFGLFNTAYDTPVKGKKEVKGVTYRLEGLLHLLPRSPIVPFLAVGGGGMNLDYPQGVSNSHRPIVDYGAGLKLFGGENWLMRLDVRHLYEFDTSRSDVEFTMGLSYLFGRKKEGLVYRTEETVMEETISAPLNLKVWPKSESENNLSWDPVTAAKAYRIYRDGKYLTQSETNQALDVGLSPATRYCYRVTALSATGKESATSNEACATTPAKRIAAPTEVTAKAVSDSQINVSWKETKGATEYRIYRDGVFLTTSKTPSLSDMGLKSATRYCYAVTAVGDDGQESVMSRTACDETFAPPKELKREAEAKALVLTQKEEKAAAQIAKELKEKGETRINILFDFDKANVKPKYHSELKKFAAVLLRDPTLNVVIEGHTDNIGGKEYNQKLSERRAQAVVKYLVEKFGVPAKQLSYKGYGMTKPIADNKTKEGRAKNRRVMAVVTYEIEKK
- a CDS encoding MBL fold metallo-hydrolase, whose translation is MVHVIPKCGFAKTYLLEEKRGIIAVDVGSRGAARDVENYTLNVLGRPLSDIIFIIATHFHIDHIGGIATLLAKCSSITKVIFHEEVAHYIEGRKGLATMKNWMKCIIPVIRGDYQLGSINHIFYDSLTGVPLPYFRYRNRVSYAKRIDFVSCTADTPQVLDSTEWMILHTPGHTPDSISLYNAQTNELICGDLILGRKAGGGQLNQFHYDAERIITTYETLRKSLKVKRLYPGHGSMIFHEDDAFLKISRF
- a CDS encoding DMT family transporter; the protein is MAWFFFSLLSAFSLATADAITKRYFSSLSPLSMGFLRLICTLPWLFLSLPFIPDFKIEGEFWICIAFGLPLEVVAFYCYMRAIKVSPLSLTLPFLAFTPVFISLTGWIILDERVSLCGFAGIVLIVLGAYTLNLSSAREGFLMPFKAILKEQGSWLMFLVAFIYAFTSVMGRKAILHSNPFFFAVIYNLALTGLVAFIYPVMEGGACKKLYAGVRVAPVILLGLVEAISILSHVFALSLTQTAYMIALKRTSVLFGVLYGALLFSEEQIKERFLGAFLMLIGVFVMASVS
- the ppcA gene encoding phosphoenolpyruvate carboxylase, which encodes MKSRLIPKTMGTQHPDNVKRPFFAPRPLLEDELEIKEAYHSFKDLGIEEQMWDFEGKETDEHVVKKLLMKYGDFFKEKVLGRDCFLTIRLPNPAVQKAEGKILLETLESIPRNYDIAYLFYKKDVPPIFEVILPMTVSAKEIIRIEEYYDRFVFKKQNAYVSDIKIKDWIGKIRPRKINVIPLIERISELIKVDEIIREYLANSRLKRDYLRVFLARSDPALNFGYVSAFLALEIALLKLDRLEREAGVEIFPIVGAGCPPFRGHFTPENVENCLNAYPSAHTFTVQSSFKYDYPVEVVREAIEKINKHERSRPREVDEQKSMDIIARFMESYQRDIEKLAPLVNIIAPYIPKRRARALHVGLFGYSRGEGRVFLPRAIPFCAALYSIGIPPEILGFESLEKEDIEYLSQDENFVHDLRKAMRFACYDVIKKQLPELKIPETLQFDSDPEYAKLALSIWKAIKFDASNLDELVLEAAEFRNFLG